In Ignisphaera sp., the genomic stretch TTTTGCTGTAAAGCTAGAGCATGTTGCCCATGGAGGTTGTGAGACATCGCTTATCTGAGAAGCAGCTCAAGCTATCCAATGTTGAAAATTTTAGAATGTCACATATTTCATATTGTTACTATCCCTAGAGCTAAGCTAAGTAATAGCTTTCTTGAAGATGAAAGGATATGGTGTTGTTATGTGGACTTGAGATCTCATTTGCCAACATTTAGAAGTAAGCTTGTTGTTGCAGTACTTCTCACGGGTGTTTTCTTGCAAACATTTAGAAAAAGTTTAGAAAGCTGTGCCAGTTGGTAGAGGTATTAGCTGGTGCAATAAGATGCTTAAGGATGCTTTGAATAGAATTGATGGAATGCATGAATATGCTGTAAAGCTTCTAATGGATATCATATCGAAGAGGGGTGTAAATCCTGATTATGGTGGTGAAGGCGAATATGATAAAGCGATGTACATTCTCGAAGTTGTCAAGAGCTGGGGTCTTGGCGAGACCAAGACAATTTATGTGAATGATCCTAGAGCTAAAAATGGTGTTAGACCAAACATACTGGTCTTTATTAGGGGTGAAACTAGCGAAAAGCTTTGGATAGTATCACACTTGGATGTTGTGCCACCTGGGGATCTAAATGCATGGACCATTACAAAACCCTTTGAGCCCAAGTTTATTGATGGAAGGGTTTATGGAAGAGGTGCTGAAGACAATGGACAGGCAATAGTATCGTCTCTTCTAGCAGCAAAAGCTGTTGTTGATGCTGGGGCCAAGCCTAGGAGAACCATTGTACTTGCTTTTGTTAGTGATGAGGAGGCTGGCTCTAGATATGGAATGGAATACATTGTCAGTAACTATCCAGAGCTTTTCAGTAAAAATGATGTTGCTCTGGTTCCAGACTATGGGAAAAGTGATGGGAGATTCATAGAAGTTGCTGAGAAGAGTATCCTTTGGCTAAAAATCAGGTTCAAAGGCTTTCAGATACATGCTAGCACTCCACATAGAGGTGTTAATTCACATAGAATTGCTACAGAGTTTCTACATCTGATGAACATCCTTATAGCAAATAGATTTGGATCAGAAAACCCCTTATTCGACCCTCCATACACAACCTGCGAACCAACAATGGTTAGAAACACAGCCGAGTCACCAAACATTATTCCAGGAGAGCACGAAGTTGTTGTAGACTGTAGGATACTACCTGAGCACCCCGTTGATGAGCTTCTAAAGAGCTTCAAAAACATTGCTTCTACTGTAAAAGAGATGTTTTTAAAAGAGATTGAAAAGAATGT encodes the following:
- a CDS encoding M20 family metallo-hydrolase, translating into MLKDALNRIDGMHEYAVKLLMDIISKRGVNPDYGGEGEYDKAMYILEVVKSWGLGETKTIYVNDPRAKNGVRPNILVFIRGETSEKLWIVSHLDVVPPGDLNAWTITKPFEPKFIDGRVYGRGAEDNGQAIVSSLLAAKAVVDAGAKPRRTIVLAFVSDEEAGSRYGMEYIVSNYPELFSKNDVALVPDYGKSDGRFIEVAEKSILWLKIRFKGFQIHASTPHRGVNSHRIATEFLHLMNILIANRFGSENPLFDPPYTTCEPTMVRNTAESPNIIPGEHEVVVDCRILPEHPVDELLKSFKNIASTVKEMFLKEIEKNVYPDIEIETINKFNAPQPTLVDSPIVKTLIQALKELRGVEPVIGGIGGGTLAASFRKLGIPAVAWATLDNTAHMPNEYSKINNLIEDAKIIAYLMLKS